From bacterium, one genomic window encodes:
- the radC gene encoding DNA repair protein RadC — protein MVEMDIQKEMKTKAQEGPVGYHAGHRKRLKERYAAQGPAALARHELLELLLTYSIPHRDTKPYAKKLLSVFQSLRRILEADISTLETLGELPPQSALHFKAMGDLFRAAQGEEFKRGRAITSPQDVASFLQEQIGGRPREVFTIIFLDHRNHLLAFEHLQEGTVDHTAVYPREILRRAIDLHATGMILAHNHPAGSLEPSEGDKQLTRQVLTAARALGVTVHDHLILTTEGHFSFRQAGLLV, from the coding sequence ATGGTCGAGATGGACATCCAAAAAGAGATGAAAACCAAGGCCCAGGAAGGGCCCGTCGGCTACCACGCGGGGCACCGGAAACGCTTGAAGGAGCGTTATGCCGCCCAGGGGCCCGCAGCCCTGGCCCGCCATGAGCTGTTGGAGCTTCTGCTGACCTATTCCATCCCTCATCGGGATACCAAGCCCTACGCCAAGAAGCTTTTGTCGGTCTTCCAAAGCCTGCGTCGCATCCTGGAAGCGGATATCTCGACCCTGGAGACCTTGGGGGAATTGCCCCCCCAAAGCGCGCTGCACTTCAAGGCCATGGGAGACCTCTTCCGGGCGGCCCAGGGGGAGGAGTTCAAGCGGGGCCGCGCCATTACCAGCCCCCAGGACGTGGCTTCCTTCCTTCAAGAACAGATCGGAGGACGTCCCCGGGAGGTCTTCACGATCATTTTCCTCGACCACCGCAACCACCTGTTGGCCTTCGAGCACCTGCAGGAAGGGACGGTGGACCATACGGCGGTCTATCCCCGGGAGATCCTGCGCCGGGCGATCGATCTGCACGCGACCGGCATGATCCTCGCCCACAACCATCCGGCGGGGAGCCTGGAACCTTCCGAGGGCGATAAGCAATTGACCCGGCAGGTCCTGACCGCGGCCCGGGCTTTGGGGGTCACGGTGCATGACCATTTGATCCTTACCACCGAGGGGCATTTCTCGTTCCGCCAGGCGGGGTTGTTGGTTTGA
- a CDS encoding enoyl-ACP reductase, which translates to MGLLSGKKAFIFGVANDMSIAWGIAKALHAEGAELGFNYLGEALEKRVRPLAESVGSKLILPCDVSKDNEIEALYKEVEKTWGKFDILVHCIAFANRDDLKGTFTNTSRAGFHLAMDISAYSLIAITRPAVPLLNDGASIIALTYYGSVKVIPNYNVMGVAKAALEANVRYLAYDLGPKNIRVNAISAGAIKTLASSAVGGIKSMLKASEEMTPLRRNVSQDEVGGTATYLASSLSSAVTGEILYVDAGANIVGMNLDIKKEEPAAPKA; encoded by the coding sequence ATGGGTCTCTTGTCCGGAAAGAAAGCCTTCATCTTCGGGGTCGCCAACGACATGTCCATTGCCTGGGGGATCGCCAAGGCTTTGCACGCGGAAGGTGCCGAACTGGGCTTCAATTACCTGGGCGAGGCCCTGGAAAAACGGGTCCGCCCCCTGGCCGAGTCCGTCGGCTCCAAGCTCATCCTGCCCTGTGATGTGTCCAAGGACAACGAGATCGAGGCCTTATATAAGGAAGTGGAGAAGACCTGGGGCAAGTTCGACATCCTGGTCCATTGCATCGCGTTCGCCAACCGGGACGATCTGAAGGGCACTTTCACCAATACCAGCCGCGCCGGCTTCCACCTGGCCATGGACATTTCGGCCTATAGCTTGATCGCCATTACCCGCCCGGCCGTCCCTCTCCTGAACGACGGCGCCAGCATCATCGCCCTGACCTATTACGGTTCGGTGAAGGTGATCCCCAATTACAACGTGATGGGCGTGGCCAAGGCCGCCTTGGAGGCCAATGTGCGCTACCTGGCTTATGACCTGGGCCCGAAGAACATCCGCGTCAACGCCATTTCGGCCGGCGCCATCAAGACCCTGGCCTCTTCAGCCGTCGGCGGCATCAAGAGCATGCTGAAGGCCTCCGAAGAGATGACCCCGCTGCGCCGCAACGTCTCCCAGGACGAAGTGGGCGGGACCGCGACCTACCTGGCCAGCAGCCTGTCCTCGGCGGTGACCGGGGAGATCCTTTATGTGGACGCCGGCGCCAATATCGTGGGCATGAACCTCGACATCAAGAAGGAAGAACCCGCCGCACCGAAAGCTTGA
- a CDS encoding radical SAM protein, whose protein sequence is MRPHVPAPRLDSSLTPVYTEVDDDPRQVEYIEMKVKTALHHTRLPYRPKPSYYTLNLYRGCRHGCPFCFARYTHWFLGFQNTFDFQRKIQVKVNLLEVLEGELSNSRKHKDWVSLGAATDPYQPAEKKYGLARGAFTLLAKYRWPAVFSTKSDLVLRDLDVLESLRDRAQVGVAMTLTTLDPALKKFLEPHAAPIERRVETLRALKAHRIPCGIHLMPIIPFVTDSDEAIGSIVRLGAEVGVDYFIYNVLQLKGAVVRDYYFARLRQWNPEAWEKTRRLYGSRSYPNEAYLQALRGKVDSFRAVYGVQGRWRRIFGEKQGELFEK, encoded by the coding sequence ATGCGTCCACACGTACCCGCCCCCAGGCTGGACTCGTCGCTCACCCCCGTTTATACGGAAGTGGACGACGACCCGCGCCAGGTCGAATACATCGAGATGAAGGTCAAGACTGCCCTTCATCACACCCGTCTTCCCTACCGTCCCAAGCCGTCCTATTACACCCTGAACCTCTACCGGGGATGCCGGCACGGCTGCCCTTTCTGTTTCGCCCGCTACACCCATTGGTTCCTCGGTTTCCAGAACACCTTCGACTTCCAACGCAAGATCCAGGTGAAGGTGAACCTTTTGGAGGTGCTGGAAGGGGAACTTTCCAACTCCCGCAAACACAAGGACTGGGTGAGCCTGGGCGCCGCCACCGACCCTTACCAACCCGCCGAGAAAAAGTATGGCTTGGCCCGGGGTGCTTTCACGCTCCTGGCCAAATACCGTTGGCCTGCGGTTTTTTCCACCAAATCGGACCTAGTGCTGCGGGACCTGGACGTGTTGGAGAGCTTAAGGGACCGCGCCCAAGTCGGGGTCGCCATGACCCTGACCACGCTGGACCCGGCCTTGAAGAAATTCCTGGAGCCCCACGCCGCGCCTATCGAGCGCCGGGTGGAGACCTTGCGGGCTTTGAAGGCCCACCGCATCCCCTGTGGCATCCACTTGATGCCGATCATCCCCTTCGTGACCGATTCGGACGAAGCCATCGGATCCATCGTGCGGCTGGGGGCCGAGGTCGGGGTGGATTACTTCATCTATAACGTCCTGCAGCTCAAGGGCGCGGTCGTACGGGATTATTATTTCGCCCGGCTTCGCCAATGGAACCCCGAGGCCTGGGAAAAGACCAGGCGTCTCTACGGCTCCCGAAGCTATCCGAACGAGGCCTATTTACAGGCACTTCGGGGAAAAGTGGACAGTTTTCGGGCAGTTTATGGTGTTCAAGGCCGCTGGCGGAGGATCTTCGGGGAGAAACAGGGTGAGCTCTTCGAGAAATGA
- a CDS encoding NYN domain-containing protein, giving the protein MSRVCVFIDGSNLYFALKRNNKMTRVDYYQFSLALAGKDRQLVRTFYYNATFDSNHFSDKAKSQQSFFDSLDRTPYLELRLGRIIQNREGHRMEKGVDVRMAGDMVYYAARDFYDTAIVVTEDQDFAPSMGLVKELGKHVELAAFPDAQNREMVRAADRVLGLDEVVHGSAALIFPPAQTSEDRTQDVEMAFGV; this is encoded by the coding sequence ATGTCCCGAGTTTGCGTATTTATCGACGGCAGCAATCTTTATTTCGCGCTCAAGCGCAACAACAAGATGACCCGGGTGGACTACTATCAGTTCTCCCTGGCCCTGGCGGGCAAGGACCGGCAATTGGTCCGGACCTTCTATTACAACGCGACCTTCGACTCGAACCATTTCTCCGACAAGGCCAAGAGCCAGCAGTCCTTCTTCGACTCGCTCGACCGCACGCCTTACCTGGAACTTCGCTTGGGACGGATCATCCAGAACCGGGAGGGCCACCGCATGGAGAAGGGCGTGGACGTCCGCATGGCCGGCGACATGGTCTATTACGCCGCCCGGGATTTCTACGATACCGCGATCGTCGTCACGGAGGACCAGGACTTCGCCCCCTCTATGGGGTTGGTCAAGGAACTGGGCAAGCATGTGGAGTTGGCCGCATTCCCCGACGCGCAGAACCGGGAGATGGTGCGGGCCGCGGACCGGGTCCTGGGGCTCGATGAGGTCGTCCATGGAAGCGCCGCGCTGATCTTCCCTCCGGCGCAAACATCCGAGGACCGGACCCAGGACGTGGAGATGGCCTTCGGGGTCTGA
- a CDS encoding ORF6N domain-containing protein, producing MTYIEKVENSIFLIRGFKVLLSTDLAILYGVPPKVFIQAVKRNIRRFPHDFMFKLTHQEMVSLRSQFVTLEKGKGKYSKYPPYAFTEQGVAMLSSVLNSPKAIQVNIQIMRTFVKLRQLMASNADLAKKIDELERKYDGHFTVVFEAIRELVAVPASKTRKIGFLSEPQMKYGGDHARN from the coding sequence ATGACCTATATCGAGAAAGTTGAAAATTCGATTTTTCTTATAAGGGGTTTCAAGGTTTTATTAAGCACAGACCTCGCCATTTTATACGGGGTTCCTCCAAAAGTTTTCATTCAGGCCGTTAAAAGGAACATCCGCCGTTTTCCTCACGACTTCATGTTCAAATTGACCCATCAAGAAATGGTTTCTCTAAGGTCACAATTTGTGACCTTAGAGAAAGGTAAGGGAAAATATTCGAAATATCCTCCTTATGCCTTTACGGAACAAGGTGTGGCTATGCTCTCCAGTGTTCTCAATAGTCCCAAAGCAATCCAAGTGAACATCCAGATCATGCGGACTTTCGTGAAACTTCGACAGCTCATGGCTTCCAATGCGGATCTTGCCAAGAAAATCGATGAACTGGAGCGGAAATATGACGGTCACTTTACGGTGGTTTTCGAGGCCATTCGTGAGTTGGTCGCTGTCCCGGCTTCCAAAACCCGGAAGATCGGATTTTTATCGGAACCACAAATGAAATATGGAGGGGATCATGCAAGAAATTAA
- the lexA gene encoding transcriptional repressor LexA has protein sequence MAPSDEPLTDIQRSVLKYVQDHLMEDHRPPTVREVMRHFKWNSPQSARKHLLALEEKGYLEREDRTARGLRVVEDSSVGISIPVLGKVAAGLPLLAEENRESTMVVDPSMARGGRNLFALTVRGDSMLNAHILPGDKVIVQQTTHATPGDIVVALIEGEATVKTFKKRSNLVVLEPANPKYEPIVVNEKQDFRIIGKVVGVFSPR, from the coding sequence ATGGCGCCCAGCGACGAACCCCTGACCGACATCCAGCGCAGCGTCCTGAAATACGTGCAGGACCATCTCATGGAGGATCACCGTCCCCCCACCGTGCGCGAAGTGATGCGCCACTTCAAATGGAACTCCCCCCAGAGCGCCCGCAAACATTTGCTGGCCTTGGAGGAAAAGGGCTACTTGGAACGCGAGGACCGCACTGCGCGGGGTTTGCGGGTGGTCGAGGATTCTTCCGTCGGCATTTCCATCCCTGTGCTGGGGAAAGTCGCGGCGGGACTTCCTTTACTGGCGGAGGAGAACCGGGAAAGCACCATGGTGGTGGACCCTTCCATGGCCCGGGGCGGCCGCAACCTTTTCGCCCTGACCGTACGCGGGGATTCCATGTTGAACGCCCATATCCTGCCGGGCGACAAGGTCATCGTGCAGCAGACCACCCACGCCACGCCCGGGGACATCGTCGTGGCCCTCATCGAGGGCGAGGCCACGGTGAAGACCTTCAAGAAGAGGTCCAACCTGGTCGTGCTGGAACCGGCCAACCCTAAATACGAACCCATCGTGGTCAACGAGAAGCAGGATTTCCGGATCATCGGCAAGGTCGTCGGGGTCTTCAGTCCCCGCTAG
- a CDS encoding type II secretion system protein — MRKLMNQKGYTIIELSIAVLILGAMASAVLMARSFMAKQTVRNTDKAFATQKAIQMYEELRALVNGNEKAGVAVLDDYSDGSVYNTVLTTDKTIDVPAPGTPNPGDNLSGNIKSNGNWRYLRQVQVSKVANDPYIRQVVIRVWRYASDKNPNSPGELLATVGGEMRTITSLFPPTQVMDVYILAIANIQAWWAVLPSLSNTMQGVLSDIQSRNPGLELRVHYITRSAYGRDSQYLPFINQAAGTEATRFPWVYLYAGMTMQEGGGNGCGCDTAFYDPGTTGVQQDGNLNVDGSIINVDTSQFTGCPRFTAADQFNNGMRYPDELATYKAVTAAAAAANATVPEISERMLIEGMLSSPQSFTNSIIVNLHGELLPLPSMRNYSDPAKDPVDTPNVRVVTHPEFIYYPATNSAAVSLRVYGYYDGLNNPSSLPSGGSVTASIFLPDVTLGSVTATAIQGGGTAADYGVTYAPVNLVATAGGTTVFSGSSAMGVAVTNPGPGNTQTLITLYNIPLRCPSAPPTASGPVSAGLPVTNRLYQLEYIPSSPEKTSGTAFTAHDLTWAGAGPKNTARFVLSFPMPVTSVLTFTSPVTIMGQTYSGASTFKGQHIIETRIGEANTDFPADPPPNLSRSYVWVGNAFPPPYTERYQFMGDPRDCPYLDVKVGGIGGGSATIEANGYNWWFRNLNGTTDGYTGFGQAGTNDGWGPDQAEIDIPRYDEMIRNGLLGTTSIWTTTNGWSFYYYGIGGEFGFDHPPFSGSLTFLNNRPWSTTAGSVTNLTRVCEIIDSAGSGQNHTRWIASIANAGTTQQWYAKSWLGELYPDSLYSCWATVGNIPTLDNTSSFPMTFFRSELTSIYSSGSLYSPNHVLMHRAQGDGAPAFFDGVSGSNSFRHNSGSWSGDVLSLATTCYGIFQYPMPVLVDAQRPWDLSGSTSPTDEWGIAPYNTAPVRTTLSIPQVSGQDRIFYDNTGNSNYNTAGVVKMSTSSPSQAAYVVETGTSPSANVGTAELAKTTLLFGLRTFLDGGQMAVTGAVGHISQIPLIKVYPVKSDLTINPVPQFANPQTIILMIGGPNLNAAGTQPLANVWFRYPGGTATNANYYTEEYPNYGSAVTASTYAENTALVYNLKYSKDTGKTWFYIQDASQAVTAYQGVYNSAYSISNSLPVTNVVYNWDVSNAAKFPQGDYWVSAEVYRQNIPQHYAYHTVVLTIDR, encoded by the coding sequence ATGCGCAAACTGATGAATCAAAAAGGTTACACAATCATCGAGCTGTCCATCGCCGTCCTGATCCTGGGGGCCATGGCCTCGGCGGTCCTAATGGCCCGTTCCTTTATGGCCAAACAGACGGTCCGGAATACGGACAAGGCTTTCGCCACCCAAAAGGCCATCCAGATGTACGAGGAACTCCGGGCTCTCGTGAACGGAAATGAGAAGGCCGGGGTCGCGGTGTTGGACGATTACAGCGACGGCAGCGTGTACAACACCGTCCTCACTACGGACAAGACCATCGATGTCCCGGCACCGGGGACGCCGAACCCGGGCGATAACTTGAGCGGGAACATCAAATCGAACGGCAACTGGCGTTATTTACGCCAGGTCCAGGTCAGCAAGGTCGCCAACGATCCCTACATCCGACAGGTCGTGATCCGGGTGTGGCGTTACGCCTCGGACAAGAACCCCAATTCTCCCGGCGAACTTTTGGCCACGGTGGGAGGGGAAATGCGCACGATCACATCCCTTTTCCCGCCCACCCAGGTCATGGATGTCTATATCTTGGCCATCGCGAATATCCAGGCTTGGTGGGCGGTCTTGCCTTCCTTGAGCAACACGATGCAGGGGGTTTTGAGCGATATCCAAAGCCGGAACCCTGGTCTTGAGCTGAGGGTCCACTACATCACCCGCAGCGCCTACGGCCGGGACAGCCAATATCTTCCCTTCATCAACCAGGCCGCCGGGACGGAAGCCACCCGGTTCCCTTGGGTCTATCTCTATGCCGGCATGACCATGCAGGAGGGGGGAGGGAACGGTTGCGGGTGTGACACGGCCTTTTACGACCCCGGGACCACGGGCGTCCAGCAGGACGGAAACCTGAACGTGGACGGGTCCATCATCAATGTGGATACTTCCCAATTCACCGGTTGTCCCCGGTTCACCGCCGCCGACCAGTTCAACAACGGGATGCGCTACCCGGATGAATTGGCCACTTACAAGGCGGTTACCGCGGCCGCGGCCGCGGCCAATGCCACGGTCCCCGAGATCAGTGAACGCATGCTCATCGAGGGGATGCTTTCTTCACCCCAATCCTTCACCAATTCCATCATCGTCAACCTGCACGGCGAACTGCTGCCCCTTCCTTCCATGCGCAACTATTCGGATCCCGCCAAGGACCCGGTCGATACCCCCAACGTGAGGGTCGTGACCCATCCGGAGTTCATTTATTATCCGGCCACCAACAGCGCGGCGGTCAGCCTCCGGGTCTATGGCTACTACGATGGATTGAACAATCCTTCCTCCCTCCCTTCCGGCGGATCGGTGACCGCCAGTATCTTCCTTCCCGATGTGACCCTCGGTTCGGTCACGGCCACCGCCATCCAGGGGGGAGGGACCGCCGCCGATTACGGGGTCACCTATGCGCCGGTCAACCTGGTTGCGACGGCCGGTGGCACCACAGTTTTCTCGGGTTCCAGTGCAATGGGGGTCGCCGTCACCAATCCTGGTCCCGGGAATACTCAGACCCTCATCACCCTCTATAACATCCCCCTGCGCTGCCCTTCGGCTCCGCCGACCGCGTCCGGTCCGGTCAGCGCCGGATTGCCTGTGACCAACCGGCTTTATCAGTTGGAATATATCCCTTCCAGTCCCGAAAAGACCTCGGGGACCGCCTTTACTGCCCATGATCTGACCTGGGCCGGGGCTGGTCCCAAGAACACCGCGCGCTTCGTTCTTTCTTTCCCCATGCCCGTTACCTCGGTCCTCACTTTCACGTCCCCCGTCACGATCATGGGACAGACCTATTCGGGGGCAAGCACTTTCAAGGGACAGCACATCATCGAGACGCGGATCGGGGAAGCCAATACCGATTTCCCTGCCGACCCTCCCCCCAATCTTTCCCGTTCCTATGTTTGGGTGGGGAACGCCTTCCCGCCACCTTATACCGAACGTTATCAATTCATGGGGGATCCCCGGGATTGCCCTTACCTGGACGTCAAGGTGGGCGGTATCGGCGGGGGATCGGCCACGATCGAGGCGAATGGGTACAACTGGTGGTTCAGGAACTTGAACGGCACCACCGACGGCTATACGGGTTTTGGCCAGGCCGGGACCAACGACGGTTGGGGACCGGACCAAGCCGAGATCGACATTCCCCGTTATGACGAGATGATTCGTAACGGATTATTGGGTACCACGTCCATCTGGACCACCACCAACGGCTGGAGCTTCTACTATTACGGGATCGGAGGCGAATTCGGGTTCGACCATCCGCCCTTCAGCGGGAGCCTGACCTTCCTGAACAACCGGCCCTGGTCGACGACGGCGGGGTCGGTCACGAACCTGACCCGGGTCTGCGAAATCATCGATTCGGCCGGTTCAGGACAGAACCATACCCGATGGATCGCCTCCATCGCCAATGCTGGTACGACCCAGCAATGGTATGCCAAGAGCTGGCTGGGGGAACTGTATCCGGACAGCCTTTACTCCTGCTGGGCCACAGTGGGAAATATCCCGACCTTGGACAATACAAGCAGTTTTCCCATGACCTTTTTCCGGTCTGAACTTACCTCGATCTATTCCAGTGGATCGCTCTATAGCCCAAACCACGTTCTCATGCACCGTGCCCAAGGCGATGGCGCCCCGGCATTCTTCGATGGTGTGAGCGGCAGCAATTCCTTCCGCCACAACTCGGGGAGTTGGAGCGGGGATGTCCTTAGCTTGGCGACCACTTGTTATGGCATCTTTCAATATCCGATGCCGGTGCTGGTGGATGCCCAGCGTCCTTGGGACCTTTCGGGCTCCACCAGTCCGACCGATGAGTGGGGGATCGCTCCCTACAACACCGCTCCGGTTCGCACGACCTTATCCATTCCACAGGTGAGTGGGCAGGACCGGATCTTCTACGACAACACGGGAAATTCAAACTATAACACCGCCGGGGTGGTCAAGATGAGCACCAGCTCTCCGAGCCAGGCGGCTTACGTGGTCGAGACGGGAACTTCGCCTTCGGCCAACGTGGGTACGGCGGAATTGGCCAAGACCACCCTTTTATTCGGCTTGCGGACCTTCTTGGACGGGGGCCAGATGGCTGTCACCGGAGCGGTGGGGCATATCAGCCAGATCCCCCTCATCAAGGTTTATCCCGTTAAGTCGGACCTGACCATCAATCCTGTTCCTCAATTCGCCAATCCCCAGACGATCATTCTCATGATCGGCGGTCCCAACCTCAACGCAGCGGGGACCCAACCCCTGGCCAATGTCTGGTTCCGATATCCCGGCGGGACGGCGACCAATGCGAATTACTATACCGAGGAGTACCCCAATTACGGGAGCGCGGTCACCGCCAGTACCTATGCCGAGAACACGGCCCTTGTCTATAACCTGAAATATTCCAAGGACACGGGGAAGACCTGGTTCTATATCCAGGATGCATCCCAAGCGGTGACCGCTTATCAAGGGGTCTATAACTCGGCCTACTCCATCTCCAACTCCCTCCCTGTCACCAATGTCGTCTATAACTGGGACGTTTCCAACGCCGCGAAGTTCCCCCAAGGCGATTATTGGGTCAGCGCGGAAGTCTACCGGCAGAACATTCCTCAGCACTATGCTTATCACACCGTAGTGCTCACCATCGACAGGTAA
- the xth gene encoding exodeoxyribonuclease III, which translates to MPKTPSVKKKPKAVKAPKVVKGVVRKGGATLKIATFNANSIRARMPILLDWLKKEKPDVLAVQETKVQDIEFPRDVIEGAGWKVVFHGQKSYNGVAFISKRPMEKVDAGFYKKADEQARFIAGTYEGVRLFNTYIPQGNAIDSDKYRYKLQYLADLKKFFAKNVPNAMPALWMGDMNVARTEIDLNNPKGNQDHPCFHIDARKAFEEVLEGKWTDLFRERVKEGGHYTFWDMRFPSSFKKNLGWRIDLILGTPPMVARLKDIWIDTKPRGLERPSDHTFLVSEFIV; encoded by the coding sequence ATGCCCAAGACTCCGAGCGTGAAGAAAAAGCCGAAAGCAGTGAAGGCTCCCAAGGTCGTGAAAGGGGTCGTTCGAAAGGGGGGCGCCACCCTGAAGATCGCCACCTTCAACGCCAATTCCATCCGGGCCCGCATGCCCATCCTTTTGGATTGGTTGAAGAAGGAGAAGCCCGACGTGCTGGCGGTGCAGGAGACCAAGGTCCAAGACATCGAGTTCCCGAGAGATGTGATCGAAGGCGCGGGTTGGAAAGTGGTCTTTCACGGCCAGAAAAGCTACAACGGGGTGGCCTTCATCTCGAAGAGGCCCATGGAAAAGGTCGACGCGGGTTTTTACAAGAAGGCCGACGAGCAGGCACGGTTCATCGCCGGTACCTATGAGGGCGTGCGGCTCTTCAATACCTATATCCCGCAGGGGAACGCCATCGATTCGGACAAGTACCGCTACAAACTCCAATACCTGGCCGACCTGAAGAAATTCTTCGCGAAAAATGTCCCGAACGCGATGCCGGCGCTCTGGATGGGGGACATGAACGTGGCCCGCACCGAGATCGACCTGAACAACCCCAAGGGCAACCAGGACCATCCCTGTTTCCACATCGATGCCCGCAAGGCCTTCGAAGAAGTGTTGGAGGGGAAGTGGACGGACCTATTCCGGGAGCGGGTGAAGGAAGGTGGGCATTACACCTTTTGGGACATGCGCTTCCCGAGTTCCTTCAAGAAGAACCTGGGATGGAGGATCGACCTGATCCTGGGCACCCCGCCCATGGTCGCGCGTTTGAAGGATATCTGGATCGATACCAAGCCCCGGGGGTTGGAGCGGCCCTCGGACCACACCTTTTTGGTGTCGGAATTCATCGTCTGA
- a CDS encoding Dabb family protein, producing MIKHIVMWKLKATDPGAKKAAAIELKEALEGLKGKVPQVRSLEVGINFNPADTASDVSLYTVFDSQADLDLYQKHPDHLKVVEVVKRLTSERRVSDYETQG from the coding sequence ATGATCAAACATATCGTGATGTGGAAATTGAAGGCGACGGACCCCGGCGCCAAGAAGGCCGCCGCGATCGAATTGAAAGAAGCCTTGGAGGGACTGAAGGGAAAGGTGCCCCAGGTCCGTTCGCTCGAGGTCGGGATCAACTTCAACCCCGCCGACACCGCCAGCGACGTTTCCCTCTATACCGTCTTCGACAGCCAAGCGGACCTGGACCTTTACCAGAAGCATCCCGACCACCTGAAGGTGGTGGAGGTGGTCAAACGCCTGACCTCCGAGCGCCGCGTTTCGGATTATGAGACCCAAGGATGA
- a CDS encoding aldo/keto reductase encodes MRYRWLGNTGLKVSEIGFGAWAIGGAWWGPQDDSDSRLALHQALDMGCNFIDTAWVYGDGHSERLIGEVLKERRESPIVATKVPPKNWQWDNAPGTPLSSTFPGDWVKQKAEESLAHLGLERIDVLQLHTWHGDWNRQAEPLLKAVGELKREGKIRAFGISLRDKGSDEANDLIRWRQVDSLQIFFNLFYQEPIRKVFPLAQTYNVGVIARVPLAFGALSGRFTEKTRFLGDDHRARLYTGEGMTTTLKKVKKLDFLKDRSRSLADASILWTLAHPAVSTSIPGIRNPSQARTNCRVGDLPPLPSLAVKKSQALYTKNFGLPVKPAASLEGVPAVLISGFKAGKVPSVKKKAGKRTARKPVRRPVKKGKGKRK; translated from the coding sequence ATGCGTTACCGATGGCTGGGCAATACAGGATTGAAGGTCAGTGAGATCGGCTTCGGGGCCTGGGCCATCGGGGGCGCATGGTGGGGCCCTCAGGACGACAGCGACTCCCGGCTGGCGCTCCATCAGGCCCTCGATATGGGCTGCAATTTCATCGACACCGCTTGGGTCTATGGCGACGGCCATAGCGAAAGGCTCATCGGGGAGGTCCTGAAGGAACGCCGGGAGAGCCCGATCGTGGCCACCAAGGTCCCTCCGAAGAACTGGCAGTGGGACAACGCGCCCGGCACGCCGCTTTCCTCCACCTTTCCCGGGGACTGGGTGAAACAAAAGGCCGAGGAATCCCTCGCGCACCTGGGCTTGGAAAGGATCGACGTCCTTCAACTGCACACCTGGCACGGGGACTGGAACCGCCAGGCCGAGCCGCTCCTCAAGGCGGTGGGCGAACTGAAACGGGAGGGGAAGATCCGGGCCTTCGGGATCTCGCTCCGGGACAAAGGGAGCGACGAGGCCAACGACCTGATCCGTTGGCGTCAGGTGGACAGCCTGCAGATCTTCTTCAATCTCTTCTACCAGGAACCCATCCGGAAGGTCTTCCCCCTGGCGCAAACCTACAACGTGGGCGTCATCGCGCGCGTGCCACTCGCCTTCGGCGCCTTGAGCGGGAGGTTCACGGAAAAGACCCGTTTCCTCGGGGACGACCACCGGGCCCGGCTCTATACGGGCGAAGGGATGACCACGACCTTGAAGAAGGTGAAGAAGCTGGATTTCCTGAAGGATCGTTCGCGGTCCCTGGCCGACGCTTCCATCCTTTGGACCCTGGCCCATCCGGCGGTCTCCACGTCCATTCCCGGGATCCGCAACCCATCCCAAGCCAGGACGAACTGCCGGGTGGGCGACCTGCCGCCGCTCCCCTCCCTTGCCGTCAAAAAATCCCAGGCCCTCTATACGAAGAACTTCGGCCTCCCGGTCAAGCCTGCGGCCTCGTTGGAAGGCGTTCCCGCGGTGCTCATCTCCGGGTTCAAAGCGGGGAAGGTCCCATCCGTGAAAAAGAAGGCCGGGAAAAGGACGGCGCGCAAACCCGTTCGGCGTCCCGTCAAGAAGGGAAAGGGCAAAAGGAAATGA
- a CDS encoding NUDIX hydrolase — translation MIQPWKKNRERTDYDCGFFQVSVQHSASPITGKEHPFYVLSTRNWTNVIALTPEKKLLMVEQFRHGSQALSLEVPGGAVDPQESPLEAAKRELREETGYEADEWHLLGDVRPNPAILDNHCHLYLALGARPAGELRLDEAEELEVSLHDLERIPGLVQSGRIHHSLVLAAFLLLDLFKAKNPGKI, via the coding sequence ATGATCCAACCTTGGAAAAAGAACCGCGAGAGGACCGATTACGACTGCGGATTCTTCCAGGTGAGCGTCCAGCATAGTGCCTCGCCCATCACGGGCAAGGAGCATCCCTTTTACGTGCTCTCCACCCGGAATTGGACCAATGTCATCGCGTTGACGCCGGAGAAGAAACTGTTGATGGTCGAACAATTCCGACATGGCTCCCAGGCCCTGAGCCTGGAGGTGCCCGGCGGCGCGGTGGATCCCCAGGAAAGCCCCTTGGAGGCGGCCAAGAGGGAACTGCGGGAGGAAACGGGCTACGAGGCCGACGAATGGCATTTACTGGGGGATGTACGCCCCAACCCGGCCATTTTGGACAACCATTGCCACCTTTACCTGGCCCTGGGGGCCCGGCCGGCCGGGGAACTGCGCTTGGATGAGGCGGAGGAGCTGGAGGTGAGCCTGCATGATCTGGAACGCATCCCAGGGCTTGTACAAAGCGGACGGATCCACCATTCCCTTGTCTTGGCCGCCTTCCTTCTCCTGGATCTTTTTAAGGCGAAAAATCCGGGCAAAATTTGA